A stretch of the Sulfoacidibacillus ferrooxidans genome encodes the following:
- a CDS encoding Ger(x)C family spore germination protein, producing the protein MNISRFFSQMILYGLLSISVTGCWSSLELRDSAIVSGIGIEKVGAQQFRLIVEIIGAQMGKGGTSTKGRTILTGTGQTALTIEREMIRDAKRRIVFTHTKSLVMSSTVAREDLYWVFDTWIRDQQPHLAAYLFVTHDPVKQVLHDSTSCGANAAFPLSSGMENIRFISNYTTPTMREFLRDMYGPMNTGYLPMIHIQRDLSKTPLVEYAGTAIFHHNHMVGELNTRETQGLVWLLGQEKGGAVDVANSKSHSLQALELTKENTIMHMQMTHGHLVAHFQFHIEGTLAQDSGDHTMDPSIATKQMEVAIAKKVQAILTDTITVLQKKDHADILDIGLHLYRTQPQLWHQLSPTWDDVFTHAQITTSVKVHIVHPGLARYVYPKVPMPSLHMDWEGGSNT; encoded by the coding sequence ATGAATATATCTCGATTTTTCTCTCAAATGATTTTGTATGGGTTACTATCCATCTCGGTCACTGGATGCTGGAGTAGTTTAGAACTTAGAGATTCCGCCATAGTTTCGGGAATCGGGATTGAGAAAGTGGGAGCACAACAGTTTCGATTAATCGTTGAAATTATTGGAGCACAAATGGGCAAAGGAGGAACGAGTACTAAGGGACGTACCATTCTCACTGGTACAGGTCAAACTGCATTAACGATTGAACGAGAAATGATCCGCGATGCAAAACGCCGCATTGTCTTTACACATACAAAGTCACTTGTTATGAGTAGCACCGTAGCGCGGGAAGATCTATACTGGGTTTTTGATACTTGGATTCGCGATCAACAACCACACCTTGCCGCCTATCTTTTTGTTACTCACGATCCGGTAAAACAAGTACTTCATGATTCCACCTCATGTGGGGCGAATGCTGCGTTTCCGCTTTCTTCCGGCATGGAAAATATCAGATTTATATCTAATTATACAACCCCTACGATGCGCGAGTTTCTTCGGGATATGTATGGACCGATGAACACAGGTTATTTACCCATGATCCATATTCAAAGGGATTTATCGAAAACACCCTTAGTAGAGTATGCAGGAACGGCAATTTTTCATCATAATCACATGGTTGGAGAATTAAATACGAGAGAAACGCAAGGACTCGTGTGGCTTCTAGGGCAGGAAAAGGGAGGGGCTGTCGATGTCGCAAATAGTAAAAGTCATTCACTACAAGCCCTTGAACTAACAAAGGAAAATACGATCATGCATATGCAGATGACGCACGGTCATCTAGTCGCTCATTTTCAATTCCATATTGAAGGGACCCTTGCACAAGATTCAGGGGATCATACGATGGATCCATCCATTGCTACAAAACAAATGGAAGTCGCAATCGCCAAAAAAGTACAAGCCATTCTCACAGACACCATCACTGTGTTACAAAAAAAAGATCACGCAGATATTCTTGATATTGGGTTGCACCTTTACCGAACACAACCCCAATTATGGCATCAATTGAGTCCGACATGGGATGACGTATTTACGCATGCACAGATTACCACTTCCGTAAAGGTACATATTGTGCATCCTGGTCTTGCTCGCTATGTCTACCCGAAGGTTCCCATGCCTTCACTACACATGGATTGGGAAGGTGGGTCAAACACATGA
- a CDS encoding spore germination protein produces MMIHALSPNLERNKQLIQNLFGHSDDIQYEYFQINTVYAEPKLIMSVMVSGLADKDQIHPSVITPLLQHTFVLTTSMIDEAQNHIAIKNTTRFHSIEPCLSMLLQGGVALFFDGEEECLVIIAPALPERSIEEPGFEMSVRGSHEGFVESIGTNMALIRKRIKDPRLRFHPYEFGSITHTKLVIAYIEGLTAPEILHYVKQKLQEIQLDSITSSGEIEQIVEDNPLSIFATIGNTEKPDRAAALLTEGRIIIIVDGDPTTLYGPHLFVESFQGVEDYSSRPYYVTLLRILRFLSLPVSVLTPGLYISATNFHKEMIPTALIPSFQGFNEKAPFPVSFEIFIMLIGFELVREAGIRLPKTVGSAVSIVGALILGQVSVDAGLMTPPAIIVVATSIISGFLLTSIADVVSILRLIYLVSASIFGLFGVIMVTLVTFTHMVSLTSFGVSFMAPLAPLYFSDWKDTIIRMPIRFFSKRPHSIPVQQQTRIKELPKRKGHP; encoded by the coding sequence ATGATGATCCATGCCCTTTCACCGAATCTTGAAAGAAATAAACAACTTATACAAAATCTTTTTGGTCATAGTGATGATATTCAATATGAATATTTTCAAATTAACACGGTATATGCAGAACCCAAGCTGATCATGAGTGTCATGGTTTCAGGATTGGCAGATAAGGATCAAATTCACCCTAGTGTCATCACGCCCTTATTGCAACACACTTTTGTTCTAACAACATCTATGATAGATGAAGCACAAAACCATATTGCAATTAAAAATACCACCCGTTTTCACTCCATCGAACCTTGTTTAAGCATGCTTTTACAAGGGGGAGTTGCTCTTTTTTTTGATGGTGAAGAAGAATGCTTAGTGATCATTGCTCCTGCGTTACCCGAACGATCGATCGAAGAACCGGGATTTGAAATGTCTGTCCGCGGCTCACATGAAGGATTTGTAGAATCCATTGGAACCAATATGGCACTTATCCGCAAGCGTATTAAAGATCCACGTCTGCGTTTTCATCCCTATGAATTTGGTTCCATCACCCACACAAAACTGGTCATTGCATATATCGAAGGATTGACAGCGCCTGAAATTCTACACTACGTGAAACAAAAATTACAAGAAATACAACTAGATAGCATTACAAGTTCGGGAGAGATCGAGCAGATTGTTGAGGATAATCCTTTAAGTATCTTTGCAACCATCGGAAATACAGAAAAACCAGATCGAGCAGCCGCTCTTTTGACGGAGGGGAGAATTATCATCATTGTCGACGGCGATCCGACAACGCTTTATGGTCCCCATCTATTTGTCGAATCTTTTCAGGGTGTAGAGGACTATAGTTCTAGACCGTATTATGTCACCTTATTGAGGATACTGCGATTTCTTAGTTTACCAGTGAGTGTCCTTACTCCTGGTCTCTATATCTCCGCGACTAACTTTCATAAAGAAATGATTCCAACGGCGCTTATTCCCAGCTTTCAGGGATTTAATGAAAAAGCACCTTTTCCGGTTTCCTTTGAAATTTTTATCATGTTAATTGGCTTTGAATTAGTGCGCGAAGCGGGTATTCGTTTACCAAAAACAGTAGGATCTGCTGTGAGTATCGTAGGTGCGCTCATACTCGGACAAGTGTCTGTCGATGCTGGACTCATGACGCCTCCTGCAATCATTGTCGTAGCCACATCGATTATCTCTGGCTTTCTTTTAACCTCTATTGCGGATGTTGTTTCGATTTTACGTCTAATTTATTTAGTGAGTGCTAGTATATTTGGCTTGTTCGGAGTGATCATGGTTACGCTTGTGACCTTTACTCACATGGTTTCCCTGACTTCATTTGGTGTTTCTTTTATGGCTCCACTCGCTCCTCTTTATTTTTCTGATTGGAAAGATACTATTATTCGAATGCCGATTCGCTTTTTTAGTAAACGCCCCCACAGTATACCGGTTCAACAGCAAACAAGAATCAAAGAGTTACCTAAACGGAAAGGGCATCCATGA
- a CDS encoding metal-dependent hydrolase — translation MAIGALGATVIMPLLIRFPWEPISAMRTVNLVPEALVVVGAVLGSLVPDLDESHSLLARKAEMVGRMAFLLIALYVLYVGHVPLTPFSLVGYALLAFTLFSRANLMRKIALGAVGLFAIYGVVTHVMPLVAGLAFFAWSMGAAFTSHRTFTHSVLGIGLFSLGMMMSLHGMSAVSAEAAMAGYELHVIADGIAGGVPLLWPLPARQGIQWVHKGSTA, via the coding sequence ATGGCCATCGGAGCACTAGGAGCAACGGTCATCATGCCACTGTTGATACGCTTTCCGTGGGAGCCGATTTCAGCGATGAGGACGGTCAATCTTGTACCAGAAGCGCTCGTGGTGGTAGGAGCGGTCTTAGGTTCGCTTGTACCGGATCTGGATGAATCACATTCACTATTAGCAAGGAAAGCAGAGATGGTGGGGCGGATGGCTTTTCTTCTCATCGCGTTGTATGTACTCTATGTAGGGCATGTACCACTGACGCCGTTTAGTCTAGTAGGTTATGCGTTGCTGGCGTTTACGTTGTTCTCGCGAGCGAATCTGATGCGAAAGATCGCGCTTGGAGCTGTGGGCCTGTTCGCCATCTACGGTGTGGTCACTCATGTGATGCCATTAGTGGCTGGACTCGCCTTCTTTGCATGGAGTATGGGGGCAGCCTTTACGAGTCATCGGACGTTCACGCATAGCGTGCTTGGAATTGGGCTGTTTTCACTGGGCATGATGATGAGTTTGCACGGGATGTCGGCAGTGTCTGCGGAGGCTGCGATGGCAGGATATGAGCTTCATGTGATTGCTGATGGAATTGCAGGTGGTGTGCCCCTGTTGTGGCCACTTCCTGCACGACAAGGCATTCAGTGGGTGCATAAGGGAAGTACGGCATAG
- a CDS encoding helix-turn-helix domain-containing protein, protein MHGSPHLSDKMLVEQLKELDTPGIVEQHVYTEMPVRVEYELTVKDRELEPAMSQVQKWANKWVVFLSRSM, encoded by the coding sequence ATGCACGGGTCTCCCCATCTGAGTGACAAAATGCTCGTTGAACAACTCAAGGAGTTGGACACACCAGGGATAGTAGAACAGCATGTTTACACCGAAATGCCAGTACGTGTGGAATATGAACTTACGGTGAAAGATCGCGAACTTGAACCTGCAATGTCTCAAGTCCAAAAATGGGCGAATAAATGGGTTGTGTTTTTGTCCAGATCAATGTGA
- a CDS encoding DODA-type extradiol aromatic ring-opening family dioxygenase, which translates to MIPTLFIAHGAPLLAIEDNDYTQFLNQLGQKMTRPKAVVLFSAHWETGIQKVSEVKDYETIYDFGGFPNELYQIRYPAKGDHKTVQEIKNFFTENGIPFESETKRGLDHGAWIVLRLLYPNADIPVIAMSVNPCLTPEQQYKIGQSLRTLRANNILVIGSGGTVHNLRAVQFQENQINDWALQFDQWLEKHLMKWDLDSLYQYDTLAPNASLAVPPHGNEHFIPIFYAMGAADEVRKATLLHRSYRYGNLSHSVWQFG; encoded by the coding sequence ATGATTCCAACGCTATTCATTGCACACGGTGCCCCACTTTTAGCGATTGAAGATAATGATTACACGCAGTTCTTAAATCAATTGGGGCAAAAAATGACACGCCCTAAAGCAGTTGTGCTGTTTTCTGCACACTGGGAAACGGGTATTCAAAAGGTCAGCGAAGTTAAAGACTACGAGACTATTTACGATTTTGGCGGATTCCCAAATGAGCTTTATCAAATACGATATCCTGCAAAAGGGGATCATAAAACAGTTCAGGAAATAAAGAATTTTTTTACGGAAAACGGCATTCCGTTTGAATCAGAAACTAAGCGTGGACTCGATCACGGAGCTTGGATTGTCTTGCGCTTGCTCTATCCAAACGCGGACATTCCAGTCATTGCGATGTCTGTAAATCCATGTTTGACCCCTGAACAACAGTACAAAATCGGGCAATCCTTAAGGACTTTACGAGCAAACAATATCTTGGTTATTGGGAGTGGGGGAACGGTTCATAATCTGCGTGCCGTCCAGTTTCAAGAAAATCAAATAAACGACTGGGCTCTCCAATTCGACCAGTGGTTAGAGAAACACCTTATGAAATGGGATCTTGATTCATTATATCAGTATGATACTTTAGCACCTAATGCAAGCCTCGCGGTGCCCCCTCATGGGAATGAGCATTTTATCCCGATATTTTATGCAATGGGTGCTGCTGATGAAGTTCGTAAGGCAACATTGTTACACCGAAGTTATCGATATGGAAACCTTAGTCACAGTGTATGGCAGTTCGGCTAA
- a CDS encoding DoxX family protein produces MSSTSRYAPIIIRLVLGITFIIHGFLKLSQPTGFVKYFAHIAVPVLRLIEFLGGISLIVGIDSKISPCFL; encoded by the coding sequence ATGTCATCAACCTCAAGGTATGCACCAATTATCATCCGACTAGTTCTTGGCATTACCTTCATAATTCATGGATTTTTGAAATTGAGTCAACCGACAGGGTTCGTTAAGTATTTCGCCCATATTGCAGTACCGGTTCTCAGGTTGATTGAATTTTTAGGTGGTATATCGCTCATCGTTGGTATCGACAGTAAAATTTCACCTTGCTTCTTGTAA
- a CDS encoding IS3 family transposase, translating into MAWFHSVLKRELVYLEKFTTREQAKKRMFKYIEVWYNRERIQSSTAYISLMEYKRKIFPNAESSSRVGEQHIFI; encoded by the coding sequence ATTGCATGGTTTCATAGTGTACTCAAGCGTGAACTTGTCTATCTGGAAAAGTTCACAACGAGGGAGCAAGCAAAGAAGCGAATGTTCAAGTATATCGAAGTGTGGTATAACCGTGAGCGCATTCAATCATCGACGGCTTACATATCACTGATGGAGTACAAGAGAAAAATATTTCCAAACGCTGAGAGTTCTAGCAGGGTAGGAGAACAGCATATTTTTATCTGA
- a CDS encoding bifunctional diguanylate cyclase/phosphodiesterase, producing the protein MADELSNVMMIWLVMGQTLSAKEFLDLLLKKYLGQWTPYVSFFVIVLGLFLDRLSLGITIPLGVYGVIFVGIYLLHSKLYERVFLSVLFFLVVISMAFFSTHNPKDIDLMVVLFLILQFITIVIDYFSKRRPIHFFLYGIAVLINVVYEFHSQEQHWDSVKTSLVAALMMGLYVRFWLKHQYGLEQTKRNAHRDALTGAMTRHGFAEWMKREPKESIGAVLFCDIDNFKQINDHYGHDIGDEVLKEVARRLENGMRDTDALVRFGGDEFQIWSHIPEENSVAFVRGLHDLVTEYPIVISSKLSIRVQLSIGWHYGVFDHMASSLADQALLFAKGSGKNRFVRSNEEFVQNYDDKVEMNAEVTMEDELVWLVTATEWLWSTDQQAKILLDHKEQIYMVNTAYEKITGFSKDQAIGNTRRFNDVYPIKTLFKHFENEQTIYKTCLLKMKPNGTLWWENAQWMSILKDGKIVGYQGVIAHALKRDFIEFITSPFWRGGISWVFQPIIDTHEGGIVGFEALARPHMGKIDVSPIEFFHLAEQNGQRIQADFECMESLLEYLSRKARFWRGKRLFINWYAGSLHHIDRITSWYRRLQEQVPGLHCVFEVLERYVDEIDTEVFQKLRIQLPEVEFAQDDFGAGENDLLRLKHLQTEWIKLDKQLIDLATEDKDMMELVLYFQHFAKKKHVKVICEGLETLQQAQLFRDYGMQYEQGYLWSKPLEHPELYVPSDMCIYD; encoded by the coding sequence ATGGCGGATGAATTGTCTAATGTAATGATGATATGGCTTGTAATGGGACAAACTTTATCAGCAAAAGAATTTTTGGATCTTTTGTTAAAAAAATATTTAGGTCAATGGACACCGTACGTTTCTTTTTTTGTTATTGTGCTGGGGTTGTTTTTAGATCGTTTAAGTTTAGGAATTACGATTCCCCTCGGTGTGTATGGGGTAATTTTTGTTGGCATCTATCTTCTACATTCTAAACTCTATGAACGAGTTTTTTTAAGTGTATTATTTTTTTTAGTTGTCATTAGTATGGCCTTTTTTTCTACACATAATCCTAAAGATATTGATTTGATGGTTGTACTTTTTTTGATTTTACAATTTATAACGATTGTGATCGACTACTTTTCTAAACGCCGTCCAATTCATTTTTTTCTTTATGGAATAGCTGTCTTGATAAATGTCGTATATGAGTTTCATAGCCAAGAGCAACACTGGGATTCTGTAAAAACCAGTCTTGTTGCAGCACTTATGATGGGATTATACGTGAGATTTTGGTTAAAACATCAATATGGCTTAGAGCAAACCAAACGCAATGCACATCGAGATGCGTTAACTGGAGCGATGACACGTCATGGGTTTGCAGAGTGGATGAAGAGGGAACCCAAAGAGTCTATAGGAGCCGTATTGTTTTGTGATATTGATAACTTTAAGCAAATAAATGACCATTATGGTCATGATATAGGCGATGAAGTTTTGAAAGAAGTCGCACGACGATTGGAGAATGGGATGCGAGACACAGATGCTCTTGTTCGATTTGGTGGTGATGAATTTCAAATATGGTCGCATATTCCGGAAGAGAATTCAGTCGCTTTTGTGCGTGGTCTTCATGATCTTGTAACCGAGTATCCAATTGTTATTTCCTCAAAATTATCCATTCGGGTACAACTTTCTATCGGCTGGCATTATGGAGTCTTTGACCACATGGCTTCCTCCTTAGCAGATCAAGCGTTACTCTTTGCAAAAGGAAGCGGGAAAAATAGGTTTGTACGCTCGAATGAGGAGTTTGTTCAAAATTATGATGATAAAGTAGAAATGAATGCAGAAGTTACTATGGAGGATGAACTTGTCTGGTTAGTAACTGCTACGGAATGGCTGTGGAGTACAGATCAACAAGCAAAAATATTATTGGATCATAAAGAACAAATTTATATGGTAAATACAGCCTACGAAAAAATAACGGGTTTCTCAAAAGATCAGGCCATTGGTAATACAAGAAGATTTAATGACGTTTATCCAATTAAAACACTATTTAAACATTTTGAAAATGAACAAACTATATATAAAACATGTCTTTTAAAAATGAAACCAAATGGTACATTGTGGTGGGAAAATGCGCAGTGGATGTCAATATTGAAAGACGGAAAAATTGTAGGGTATCAAGGTGTTATTGCACACGCATTGAAACGAGACTTCATAGAATTCATAACATCTCCATTTTGGCGAGGTGGGATAAGTTGGGTGTTTCAACCTATTATTGACACGCACGAAGGAGGTATTGTTGGATTTGAAGCGTTGGCTCGTCCACACATGGGGAAAATAGATGTTTCTCCAATTGAGTTTTTCCATTTAGCAGAACAAAACGGACAGCGTATACAAGCTGATTTTGAGTGTATGGAAAGTTTACTTGAATATCTATCTCGCAAAGCAAGATTTTGGAGAGGAAAGCGTTTATTTATTAATTGGTATGCAGGGAGTTTACATCACATTGATCGAATTACGTCGTGGTATCGTCGATTACAAGAACAAGTACCAGGGCTTCATTGTGTATTTGAAGTTTTAGAGAGATATGTAGATGAAATAGATACTGAGGTGTTTCAAAAGTTACGTATACAATTACCCGAAGTGGAATTTGCGCAAGATGACTTTGGAGCTGGGGAAAATGATTTATTACGTTTAAAACATTTACAAACAGAATGGATTAAACTTGATAAACAATTGATTGATCTTGCAACTGAAGATAAAGACATGATGGAATTAGTCCTGTATTTTCAACATTTCGCGAAAAAAAAACACGTGAAAGTTATTTGTGAAGGATTAGAAACGCTACAACAAGCACAACTGTTTCGGGATTACGGTATGCAGTATGAACAAGGTTATCTCTGGAGCAAACCGTTAGAACATCCTGAATTATATGTTCCATCGGACATGTGTATCTATGATTAG